gactatatacagactgaaatgagtgaataAACACACTAAAATGTATGCCTGTTTTATGAAACATAATGAGCAATTTAGTTAATAAAAATATAGTTAGGATGTGTTACATTgtaattttgcttatgtgacaatCTAGGAGTCTGTCCAACATGGAGCACCGCGAGATGCCTCACACACATAGCTACATCATTACTCCATTATCAAATGAATCTTTCCCTCCTGATCACACAAACTTTCCAAGACCAGACACACGTTTTCAAAACCCATTTTGCCTACGTTCCAAATGCAGCAAACGTTcacagaggggagagggagacggagACAGAGCAGTTATTGAAATAGCTATCAAGTATAGTTACCAAATGTGTAAGTAAATCTCAGCATCACCCAACTACATCTCCTGTAGAGGTATCACTAACACCGCAACCAACATCGTCCCTCGCAACCAGCGGAGCGTGAAGACACAACCGGCCTGCCCGTGTCACATCAACTGCAACGCTGATGATGCACCAGAGAAACTCATGAAAAAACCAAGAAAGAAATACTCCTATCTCTCTCTATATTAATACAGCAGTATACAAGGTTTGGAGAAATTGATTTTCCTTTGTATACTAGACAAAGAATGAGATGGCGTGAGTTGGTTATTGTtgtaagtactactccctccgtaaagaaacataagagtgtttagatcactattttagtgatctaaatgttcttatatttgtttacagagggagcacTTAGGTACAGAGACCTGGGTTCAAATCTTGAGATGGTGTTTCTTTCATTTTCCTTGGCCCAGCCGATCATTTTGCGTTCGTTTTCAAAACTCATTTCGCCTACGTTCCAAATGCAGCAAAAATGTTTCGCAGAGGGGGGAGGGAGACGGAGGCAGAGTGGTAGCTGGTGCGTTCACAAGGCCGGGCAGGCTGATCATGCGGCCAGGAGTGGCTGCTCACTGTACAGCACCAGCGCCCGCGTCTATATAAGCCAGCGGCCGTCGCCGAGGCCAAAGCACACAAGCAGCAGGCGCATCTCCTCGAGAGCTCGCACTGATCCTTGTGTCACCCGGaaagggagtaggagaggggacTCTTGGCTTCGGGACTAGTTCTTGGCTGAGAtcttctccctccctccctccctccctcctttcctctccCTCAGCTGATACCTTCGCTAGCCAGCAGTAGCCGAGTCGCCGTCGCAATGGCTGGGGGCCTCTTCGACATGTCTCACCCGGCGAGCGCCCTCGCCGGCATCGCAGGTACGCAATTCATGGAGAAAATGCAGTTTCATTCTGTGTTTGTATGTCATTTGGCACAGCACACCTTTGGTGCTTCCTCTCTTCCTTCTTGTTGAGCAGTCTGATGTGCATTTGTCGCAAGATCGATCGTCTAGGTTGGCTCATGCATGCATAGGCATAGGGTAGGGAAGCGCATCTCCAAAACCCAACCACCTCCCAATTCTAGCAAGAACACATCCTTGACCGGTTGCTGACAGACGACACAAACACATTTAGGCACAGATCGATCGATCACACCTAAAAGGCTAAGACCCCATCAATTGTGCGTGCATTTCGTAGTTAATGCATTTGTCACCAACAGCTCACCGTGCACTCTCTGTGGATCTCTCTGCCAAATTCCCTTTCTTTTCTTGGAATGGCGATTGGTTGAGCGGCGACGGACGCGTGCGTGCTCTCCCCTGCAACTTCCTTGCCGTTGGTTGCACCCGAGCACTAAATAAATTAAAAATGAATAAATAGTAACATTCCACTACTAATCATAGGTGCCAAAAGAACTAATTAAAGGATGCCACTGACAAAACTAACGGCGTCGATTTTCCTCTTCCTTGATCTCGTGCAGGAAACATCGTCTCCTTCTTCGTGTTCCTCGCGCCAATGTAAGTATCTAACCAGCTGCTAATTCCTTCCTATCATGCATGTTGTTCAAGTAATCTTTGACGTACGCACGCCATTGATGCATGCATGTGGTGGTGTTGAGCTGACGATACGGTATGGGTGCAGGGCGACGTTCCTGCAGATCTACAGGAAGAAGACGACGGGCGGGTTCAGCTCGGTGCCGTACGTGGTGGCGCTCTTCAGCTGCTCGCTGCTCATCTTCTACGCGCTGCTCAAGACGAAGTCCCCCCTCCTGCTCACCATCAACAGCTTCGGCTGCTGCATCGAGACCGTCTACATCATCGCCTACCTCGTCTACGCGCCGCCCCGCGCCAGGCTCAGGACGctcgcctacttcttcgtcctcgACGTCGCCGCCTTCGGCCTCGTCCTCGTCGTCACCATGTACGCCTTCGCGCCGGCCCACCGCGTCAAGTTCCTCGGCAGCGTCTGCCTCGCCTTCTCCATGGCCGTCTTCGTCGCGCCGCTCTCCATCATCGTAAGCCGCCTCTCTCTTCTGCTCTGCTTCGATCGTTTTGGCCGGCCATGCATGGcagttgacatggcaatatggcatGCAGGTCAAGGTGATCAAGACCAAGAGCGTGGAGTTCCTGCCCGTCGGCCTCTCCTTCTGCCTCGTCCTCAGCGCCGTCGCGTGGTTCTGCTACGGCCTCTTCACCAAGGACCCATTCGTCATGGTATGCCACCTAGCTACTTGTTCCCTTAACTTGGCATTGCTGCCACTGCCACTGATACATTGAGTGGGTGGATCTCTGACTCCGCCATGCGCGCATGCATGCAGTACCCAAACGTGGGCGGCTTCTTCTTCAGCTGCGTCCAGATCGGGCTCTACTGCTGGTACCGCAAGCCCAGCAACGCCGTGCTGCCCACTACCACCGCCGACGCCGGCAACGGCAATGGCGGCGCCGCGGAGCAGCCGCAGGTGCAGGTGATCGAGCTGCCCGCGCACTCCGTCGCCATCCTGTCCGTGGGCCCCGTCCCGATCCTCGGCGTGCACAAGATCGAGGTCATGGCGGCAGAGCAGCAGACCGTCATCGACGTCAAGGACGCCGCCGAGGCCGACCAGCCGGAGGTCATCGAGATCGTCCCCGCCCCCGCCGTGTGAGACAGGCTTCCACCCCACCCACCCCACAAACATCGACGACGACACGACACGAGCATGCATGACACGCCACACGGCATGCATGGAGATGGAGAACTGATGGGTTTGGTTAATTAGTTAATTACTGAGTAGTAGTATCATCGTACTGCAGGGTGCGCTTGCGTGTGGATTACTTACTTTGTTAATTTATTATTACTGGATTGTACTGCGTGGTGTTAGTTAAATTATTACCTTCAGGTGTGTGCCTCGATCTCTCTTAATCAGTAGTAGTCCGCAGGTTGGTGCGGTGACAATAATAATAAGACACGACCTACTACTTGTGCATGTTGTGACGCATGCATGTGTACTGGTCATTCATGCTGTATGTTGCAGTGAGTCTCTCTCGTCTCAGACCTTGCCTGATTCGTGTCATCCATCCATCGATTCATCAATAGACTGCAATATGACAGTATATTAATTAATTAGCTTGGCTGTCTCTTTCTACTTATACTACTGTTTGCTGGCTCGACCTACTAGTAGTGCCTACTAGAAGTCGGCCTACCAAAAGCGTAAAGCGCAATGGTTGATCAAGCAAACAGTGGAATCTAGAACACCAGAGCTTAGCACAATAAAGACAAGATTTATTTCACGACACACCCCGCACTGAAACAAGCTCCAAGGAAGCGGGCCTCTACTGTCTCAAAGTGCCTGAAAATTCACAATCGGAGCAAGATTTAAACGGTTTCTTGGAGCAACCCAAAGGCAGCTCTTAGAAATGTGGGTGTAGGTTTACCGACACGAGAAGCTTGCCACTAGAAACAATCATCTCCCACCTGACCTTATCGGGTTGCAACTGCAATGCGATACAAAGACATCAAAGAGAGTCTTCGACAAAAAATGCCATGAACAAAGAACAGTGAGAAAGTTACACAGAGACATAGATCATGTTAAGAGTCTGGTCAACTGTGACTTCTTTACCTCCTTGTCAACAGAGGCATGCTCCTTAGATCCATAAACAACTTCATAATCACTGCCAAACAAAAATAAATAGTAGCACCAACACCGGCTTAAAATTTTACACGCAAAAAAAGAAACACCGGCTTAAAATTAGCGGGCAGCAGAAAGAGGACATTTGCAGAACAACACTGCAATTTATCTGTTACATTAATTTCTGATGATACATAGTATATAGCGTCTCAATCCTCAAACGGGTGACACCGTGAAGGCACTGCTTGATTTCAGTAATTCAAGGATTTCTCTGTAGGGTTTGTGTTGGTCAAAATAGCCACAACAACAAATGCACACAAGTTTTCAGTAAATTTTTGGCATCGACCATTTAGGTATCCCTCGTTTCACTTGCTTGTCCGGCGTGGAGAGCTGGCTATGAGGATTGCATTGGGTATTCAGAAACGAGCTAACATTGATGATATGCATGGAAATTGGACCAGGATGGTCACTAACCCCTGTCTCTCTCACCCCTGTCTCTGGGATGGGAGATGGTGGTGGCTTGTTGTACATGTGTTACAGATATTTAAATACTGTACAAGATAGTACGAGGCTCTCCTGCTGCCCTTTGCCACTCAAAAAAAAAGGATGGTCGCTAGACAGCTGAGATCGTAGTGGGAGCAGCAGCTGCTTGTAGAGCTATTTGGCTCAATAAGAATGAAGTGACGTCCGATCGCCAAGTCATTAACCATCGCGATCTCAATCTCCCGTGCCATCTTTTCAGCTTTTTTTGCCTGTCAACTAGCGGCAGCTAGTCACAATCTATCAAACATCACGCGTGAAAGGAGTAGCACAAGGTGGTAAACTGGTAGTACTGATACAGCAGCCAGCACTTGGCAAGCTACAGAAATTGCTGCAAGCCAGGAGCAGATCATGAGCTGACTACAACAGTTGTCACCACTCACCAGGCAAAGCCCCACCGTCACCGGGACCGGGATGAATACGCGCGCCCGCAGCCGGCCCTGGGCGACCTATAGGACTAGGAGCCTGAGGTTTCACTCGCCGTCGCCGCACAAATTTCTAGGTTCACATTTTCAACAGAAGATGAGCATGAACTTCCAAAATTAACAGTGGGCAGCAGCACCTGGGTGCACGGTGAGCCGATGGCATTCTCCCAATGGGACATCTTTCTTCAGCAAACTGCATAACGATGTTGAGCAGCAATGCTCGTCTGGAACACAGGTTCAAGTTTATCTTCGTACAAGGACTGTCTACAAGACTGCAGTACTATCTTAGCGGCCACTGGTGACACGCCATGGCGATGTCAGGTGATCCGTATGAGGAGAACCACCATGACAAACATGCACGTCATTAAAAAGATGAGCAACCACTGGAAGCAGGTTGTCTTGGAGGCCAGAGAGTAGACCTCTGAGGCTCGCGCCGTTGCACGGCCGGTGCTGGCCAGGCTATGCTCCACGGCTCTCTCTGTGGAATCGAGGATCTGCATCACAAGTACAAAGCAGGTGAGCATTCTCAGTAAACATCCAGCAGAAAGGGAACTGAAGTAACTTGGCGCAAAGATGAAACAATGCCGAGGCAACAGAAAAGGTTACCTTCTCTGTATCTTGCACGGACTGGTTCATTAAAAGGCTACTCTCCTTCAGCTGGCGTGCTAAGTCAACCATTTCGTCAGTTAGATCTTCTTGCAGCTTCCTGTGCAGTTAGGAGATCCAACACAGTAAGAGGGTAGCCAGTATATTTAGTTGTTCATCTTGTACGACCCTAACTTTCCATGCCTAGTTCTTAAAACATCAAAAGAAACGGGTAATAATAAAATATAGCGCTGATTACGACTTTCAGCTTTTCACAGCAGCAAAATCAGTGAGACTAGTCAAAGAATGGAGCAAGAAACTGGTTGCTCGTGTAGATAAGAATAATGAGGGATTAAGCCAGAGACTGAGGTCCAAAAGAAACTTGCAGAAAAAAAGGGGACATACCTATGCTTCTCAATGTGAGCCTGAGCTTCTGCATCCAATTTAATAGGTGCTCCAGTATCTGTTTCTTTCCTCTGATGACTGCTTGGTCCAACCTCCATCTGAGCCCTATTCAATTGCATCAATTAGTTCGTTATAGTTGTTACCGTAAGAAACTCAACATATAAAAGGACCAAATTTCACTTACGTCGATCTCCTCCGCAATCCTGATGATAAGGATATTGGGCTCCCAACCTTTTCTCTTTCATAAGAGCTGTCTTGTTCGCTACTCTCATCAACCAGATTTTCGTTTTCTGGCTGCATCGAAAAATATAGTACTGTAATGAAAAAGAGCATCTAGAAACTAAATTGTATGAGCAACGGTGGTATGCACCGTTACATGTAGAGGTATTTAGCATATCAATATAAATATGAATCAACATGATAAACACATACCACTAGAGAAGCAAGTGTGGCAGCTAGTGCTTCAATCTTTTCTGAATACTCACTGAGCTTAGCTTTTGAAACACTGAATCAAGAAGAAAGTAATGAATGAACATGTTCTGATCATGGGAATGCACGCGTAAAGAGAAAAAGATAACTTGCTTTGCTCCACACAAGACAATCAGCATTAAGCTCGCCGATGAAAAGGCAGGCAGTATACCAGACATTCTCATCGTCAAAATGCAGGCCATCAAATGGAAGAAAATCATGAAAAATTGAGTTTGAACCTTCATTTAAGATTTCTTTTGTCAAGCAAGGAGAGTATCTTTACAGATAGAGTATCCAGATTTCCATAAATCCAAAAGAAGAAGAGTATCCAGATTTGTGTGCCTTTATTGAGTGGAGGAGCATGGGCCCTTTTATACTGAAGAAGAATGGTACATCTGGAGGCCAGTCAGTGTACACAGAGAAACTTCAAATATGTAAGCTAAAAGTTATAGCGGCATTTGTCATGAGTTCCTACCAAATTTTGGGCCCATTCCTATAATAACAGTACAGAGAAGTTGAAATGCTCAAACACACGATCAATGAAAGCAAGCTGGCAGCAAACTGTATTCGATGACTAACAACCACTAATCCATTACCTTAATAGGAAATACATATAAATGGATGGTGATACTGATACAGATGCATTCGCACAATTTAAGCACTGGTACCTTGGAAGGACACACTAAATTCACAAACTAGGAGCAAGAGTGCATTATAATTTAATACTACAACGTTGATGGTTAAAATCTTGTCATATACCGGCTGTATTTCTTTCTATAATTATGGATCCTCAACAAATGCTAGCTGGAACACAGATTGCAGCTTGCAGGCTGTACCGTCATCAACATATTAATTCCCCGATAGCACACAACACTATACCATACCTTGATATTCCTTCTGGTGTAATTTCAGCTCCAAGCTGCTCCAACAGCTCTCTGGCTGTGGTTATGTACTGCAAATGGAGGCTGTCAGTGCCAGTACATAATTCAGCCAAAATGATAAAGATTAAGGTGCGGATATCCTTAGCTACCACCAGTTAAAGTTGAACAAACACAGAATGAAGCAAGCAAATTTCATCAAAGAAAATTCCTTATACTCATTTTAACAACAAAAGGATCCACGTGGAAATTATATCTTCTCGTCCGTTTAAGTTAATTACGGAACATTGTCTCCTCGGATGTTGAACAGAAATTAAGAATGATACAAATCTAAGAAGATTAGAGGAGCTACACTTACATGGACAAGCTTAGCCTGATTCTGCTGGCGGGGGGCCGCCTCAAGCAGCCTTCTCAAGTTCACTTCCACCTTGCTGAACACCATGATTGACAAATACCTGCTGGACCATTTCAATGGGGGCACACTGTGATATTACATAAAACACACAGAACAAACAGATTTCAGATTAAACTGCTCCTAATATCAGCAATCAGACTAGTACCACAGGATAGTCACACCTGTAATGGTGACACAAACATATTTTGGGGAAAGAGAGTTCAGCCTCTATCAGCAATAATCTGAGAACTTACTGATCCAGCACGTGGATGGACCGTTGCCATGCTGCAGATCACAGTTGATCCCACTGGTCGAGGGTGACCCCTACTACTTGTTCCCCAAATTCCCTCCTCTACTATTTCTGAATTTATCACTGAATACACTTTACTCGAAGATCATAGCCGACTAGGCTGACAAGGTCATGTTCACATTCACTCTATAGACACATCAATCGTGATTACGGGATTTGCAATCGTGGAAAAATACTTTGAAATCGGCAACAAATTTGCATTCCAATTTGTTCTCCAACATCACCCACAAAACAAACGCAACAGTAAGCTGCTAATACTCACTATGGAGAGAAGCAGACCGGAGGAGGCGTAGGAGACGCTGTCTGATGGGAAGAAGCGGGGAGGAAAAGGCGCGCCGTCGCGCGGCGCAGGATGGACGTACGGCAAACAACTTGGAGACGGAGTTTCGCTACTGGCCGAGTCAAGAGTCAGGCCGCCGGGGGAGGTGGGGGCAACAGGAGAAGCCGCAGGAAGAGGACagaggaggcggccggcggcgagccCGCCGGTGTGTGATTTTTTTCTAGATGGTGCCGTTGTGTGATCTGGAAGGGTGTCGATGGGGAAAGAGATCCTATTCCTCGCAGTAGTGTGGTGCGTACAAATCGAGTAGGAGGACATGGGCCGGCCATTACGGGTGGTTTTTTCCCGTCGACCTTCTGAATACGGTTTTTTTTTCTGGTGGTTCTTGTGCCTTTTCAATCACTTTTCTAATGTTTTCTTTCACCTTGTTTTCCGTCCAGTTTTACATTCTGCTggttttcagtttttttttctgGTTTCTACAAATTTTTAATCATGAATATAATTTATTAAAATGTGTTACTTCTTCCGATCCATATTTGTACTTTGTACTAAAATAAGCGTCAATTAATATCTTGAACATTATTTCTAGTCTAGCTGTCGACGAATTATACCTAGCATCGATCGATCGTCTTGCATGCTGTAAGTTTGGCCCGCGCTTGGCCATTGGATCAAACATTTGATTCGTCCTCCGTCTCAACTTACACATCTTTCACGCACACTAGTTGCTGAGGAAAAGGGGGTCATGTCAATCTCGGGCGCGGCGCACTCAGGCGTAAGAAAAATCTAGATTGTCAAGTCATCGCACCCTATGAAGGATCTGACGTCCCGCTCGGAAGCAGCGCCGCCGCTGGGCTCGTAGTAACTTTGGTCGATGCCGGTCGCAGCAATGGTCAACGTCGCCCACAGCTGTGCTCGTGATCGGTCACAAGAATGGTCAACGCAACTCGTAGCTATGCTCGTGATCAATCATAGATTTGGTCGATGAGGTCACGACAGTGGTTAACACCGCTCACAGTTGTGTCTATGATCAGTCACAACCATGTATGTAATTGCTCACATGTTTGGTCGACAAAGCAATGGTCGTCGCCACCTATAGCTTTGGTCGGCGTCGGTCATAGAAAATAGATGACACTATCGTTTGTCACCGCAAAGCTCGTCGCAACACGACCGCCTCGCAGTCCAGCACAGTTGCATCACCTCCGGCCGCGCGCCACAACACGTTCGGCCCCCGTAGCTTGTAGCAATGGCACCCAAAAGAGTATGGCGTCCATTCCATAAACCCAAAAATACATCTCACAAAGGTCCTTCCACAAATTTGGAGTCTCATCATGGTGGGTGTTGTGCCCCTAGTGCAAACACCTCACCCAAATTCCCAGAATCCCTGAAGTTGAACTGCAAAGCGAGGGAATGGAAGGGAAACAAGATATCGACCGTACCATTGGCCGGAGGGGCCGTTGATGTAGAAAGGATCCCGATGATCACCATTCATGGAGCTATTACGACACCATGGCCATCGGGCCAAGGTGTGCCCTTCACGAGAATATCATCCTCTGACGAGGTGGGCTTCTACACTTGGATCTGAAGATTGTTGCACTTGTTGTTGCAACAGATCCACGGATGCCCGCAGGTCGATGATCCATGTCTCGATTGTTGGATTCCAAAGCATAGTTCCTCAGCGACTGACTCCTTGATAGTTGCCTCAAATTCAGCATCAAATCCTTTTGATCTGCTCTGGTGAGTGGTTCCATCAATTTTTGAGCTAAGCGATTGTCTCTCTATTGCCTTGTTTCTAGGATTGAAGACGCCAGAtcaggtggggggggggaggaattTTTGGCTCTGATTACCAAGTGTTAGCAC
The sequence above is drawn from the Triticum aestivum cultivar Chinese Spring chromosome 7A, IWGSC CS RefSeq v2.1, whole genome shotgun sequence genome and encodes:
- the LOC123151847 gene encoding bidirectional sugar transporter SWEET11 produces the protein MAGGLFDMSHPASALAGIAGNIVSFFVFLAPMATFLQIYRKKTTGGFSSVPYVVALFSCSLLIFYALLKTKSPLLLTINSFGCCIETVYIIAYLVYAPPRARLRTLAYFFVLDVAAFGLVLVVTMYAFAPAHRVKFLGSVCLAFSMAVFVAPLSIIVKVIKTKSVEFLPVGLSFCLVLSAVAWFCYGLFTKDPFVMYPNVGGFFFSCVQIGLYCWYRKPSNAVLPTTTADAGNGNGGAAEQPQVQVIELPAHSVAILSVGPVPILGVHKIEVMAAEQQTVIDVKDAAEADQPEVIEIVPAPAV
- the LOC123151848 gene encoding uncharacterized protein; this encodes MVFSKVEVNLRRLLEAAPRQQNQAKLVHYITTARELLEQLGAEITPEGISSVSKAKLSEYSEKIEALAATLASLVPENENLVDESSEQDSSYEREKVGSPISLSSGLRRRSTAQMEVGPSSHQRKETDTGAPIKLDAEAQAHIEKHRKLQEDLTDEMVDLARQLKESSLLMNQSVQDTEKILDSTERAVEHSLASTGRATARASEVYSLASKTTCFQWLLIFLMTCMFVMVVLLIRIT